In a single window of the Streptomyces sp. HUAS ZL42 genome:
- a CDS encoding GH25 family lysozyme → MTARTPVVVLDPGHGGHAEEGASSPNNTSGGGLLEKDVNLDIARRVRERLAHRATVYLTRDSDSNLSLAARAGFARAMDADIFVSLHCNGHVDPARDTTEVYVRRAGGPRQEAFGRALQQAVGRVTGAAEGGVVEADLGVLLADRHAPATLAALAELFDLTNPARARQAASVPFLDRVATAVAEAIEAQLPPTAAPSSRAADAPAARTPDASSVRTPEVEQTVASLRSRGVPEGDIEAFLAELAGPSTPTALGLPRARALDDGRSTVELPPVHLLERWQEELVAAALSGTVLGPLLPALRSVADTYEVTIGIGPSVAGGLGIGVGAEAGVVIAPDHRIGYYGNVSALLGAVMSISLTMSATVVFGGPEVFSGSMITAGATADTGLGFGVAAHVLISPSTGGMVGVAGEVGVTAGLSPFEAFARLQYTVTTLGRPAALALGIDTQVAEVLEHIKSEAARRAAAGIAMPPVSNFMTVLRGRYLPSYLASPAAEGGRAAAGAIGAQNTSGTVTEVCGAPDQWEDATPQYNDSPIPAWLRLLPGVGDLPDNFGSATEIITVANRRTLPYIDLPFLIGRRTVDELDCTHGRTLVTEADLRSNNGINTSQLMHWATGVRFGAVPRDLLRDLFIGYELWHQELWDVFGHDPINDLIVEDAGRHLAGLLLTGAISTADLDARVAEGFRQARAWVGSLLGRRTAQLDAQITAAEAPASVIHWVGRRIGPTDPHHPYPSPSIRRMLADGRTVEEVKRTGLVENYIAVYTLVFEAAVTPSELTTLQRLAVDGALDDAFRAGAQTGSGRPVSLIGVESPATLSRSAQSPTPPPVPAAPGSPAKVGVFGQKPWGYLFVPVADTVPGIDVSHYQGSIDWAQVATAGKGFAVIKATEGATWRDAWFDKNWAGALAAGIPRGAYHLLKRPTSSTAAAQVHNFLDHVTLRTGDLPPALDVEYDDLVEIITDLGVTDAWRHIWEWCEGVREATGYRPLLYMSRRGVDALQGNLGSLPALDLWLAAYRDVTQVPPLPEDRTGNLAFPHWTIWQHSETGRVAGIDNAVDLDVFNGNAQDFSTWLTNAQPSVAT, encoded by the coding sequence ATGACCGCACGCACCCCAGTGGTGGTTCTCGACCCGGGCCACGGAGGCCACGCCGAGGAGGGCGCCTCCTCGCCCAACAACACCAGCGGGGGCGGCCTGCTGGAGAAGGACGTGAACCTCGACATTGCGCGCCGGGTGCGTGAACGGCTCGCGCACCGCGCCACCGTCTACCTCACCCGCGACAGCGACTCCAACCTGTCGCTCGCGGCCCGGGCGGGTTTCGCCCGGGCCATGGATGCAGACATCTTCGTCTCGTTGCACTGCAACGGGCACGTCGATCCCGCCCGGGACACGACCGAGGTCTACGTCCGGCGCGCCGGCGGTCCGCGCCAGGAGGCCTTCGGACGCGCCCTGCAACAGGCGGTCGGGCGGGTCACCGGGGCCGCGGAAGGGGGAGTGGTGGAGGCGGACCTCGGTGTGCTGCTCGCCGACCGGCACGCCCCGGCCACCCTGGCCGCGCTCGCGGAGCTGTTCGACCTGACCAATCCCGCCCGCGCCCGGCAGGCCGCAAGCGTTCCCTTCCTCGACCGGGTGGCGACGGCCGTGGCCGAGGCCATTGAGGCCCAGTTGCCTCCGACGGCCGCTCCCTCGAGCCGCGCGGCGGACGCACCAGCGGCCCGCACCCCGGATGCGTCTTCGGTCCGTACCCCGGAGGTGGAGCAGACCGTCGCGTCGCTGCGGTCACGAGGCGTGCCCGAGGGGGACATCGAAGCCTTCCTCGCCGAGCTGGCGGGCCCATCGACACCGACGGCGCTCGGACTGCCCCGCGCCCGCGCGCTCGACGACGGACGGTCCACGGTGGAACTTCCGCCCGTCCACCTCCTGGAGCGCTGGCAGGAGGAACTGGTCGCGGCCGCCCTCTCCGGCACCGTGCTCGGCCCGCTGCTCCCCGCCCTGCGCTCCGTCGCCGACACCTACGAAGTGACCATCGGCATCGGACCGAGCGTCGCGGGCGGGCTCGGGATCGGGGTGGGCGCCGAGGCCGGCGTGGTGATCGCGCCCGACCACCGGATCGGCTACTACGGCAATGTCTCCGCCCTGCTGGGAGCCGTCATGAGCATCTCGCTCACGATGTCGGCCACGGTCGTCTTCGGCGGACCCGAGGTCTTCTCCGGCTCGATGATCACGGCGGGCGCCACGGCCGACACCGGACTCGGCTTCGGAGTGGCCGCACACGTGCTCATCTCACCCAGCACCGGTGGCATGGTCGGCGTCGCGGGGGAGGTGGGCGTGACCGCCGGGCTCTCGCCCTTCGAGGCCTTCGCCCGCCTCCAGTACACCGTCACCACACTCGGCCGGCCGGCCGCCCTAGCGCTCGGCATCGACACACAGGTGGCGGAGGTGCTCGAGCACATCAAGTCCGAGGCGGCACGCCGTGCGGCCGCCGGCATAGCCATGCCGCCCGTCTCGAACTTCATGACCGTGCTGCGCGGCCGCTACCTGCCTTCGTACCTCGCCTCGCCGGCCGCGGAGGGCGGCAGGGCGGCCGCGGGGGCCATCGGGGCGCAGAACACCTCGGGGACGGTCACCGAGGTGTGCGGCGCGCCGGACCAGTGGGAGGACGCGACCCCGCAGTACAACGACAGCCCCATCCCGGCCTGGCTGCGCCTGCTTCCGGGAGTCGGCGACCTGCCGGACAACTTCGGTAGCGCCACCGAGATCATCACGGTTGCGAACCGCCGTACGCTGCCGTACATCGATCTGCCGTTCCTGATCGGCCGCCGGACCGTCGACGAACTCGACTGTACACACGGCCGCACCCTCGTGACCGAGGCCGATCTGCGGTCGAACAACGGCATCAACACGAGTCAGCTGATGCACTGGGCGACCGGGGTGCGCTTCGGCGCGGTCCCGCGCGATCTGCTCCGGGATCTCTTCATCGGCTACGAGTTGTGGCATCAGGAGCTCTGGGACGTCTTCGGACACGATCCGATCAACGACCTCATCGTCGAGGACGCCGGCCGGCATCTGGCAGGCCTGCTCCTGACTGGGGCCATTTCCACGGCGGACCTCGACGCCCGGGTGGCGGAGGGCTTCCGCCAGGCGCGCGCCTGGGTCGGGAGCCTGCTCGGCCGCCGTACCGCACAACTCGACGCCCAGATCACCGCCGCGGAAGCGCCGGCGTCGGTCATCCACTGGGTGGGACGGCGGATCGGACCGACCGATCCGCATCACCCGTATCCCTCGCCCAGCATTCGCCGGATGCTCGCAGACGGCCGGACCGTCGAGGAGGTGAAGCGGACCGGGCTGGTCGAGAACTACATCGCGGTCTACACGCTGGTCTTCGAGGCCGCCGTCACGCCTTCGGAGCTCACGACACTCCAGCGCCTGGCCGTGGACGGCGCCCTGGACGATGCGTTCCGCGCCGGGGCGCAGACCGGAAGCGGACGACCGGTCTCCCTGATCGGCGTGGAGAGTCCGGCCACGCTGTCCCGTTCCGCGCAGTCCCCGACGCCCCCTCCGGTGCCGGCCGCGCCCGGATCTCCGGCGAAGGTCGGGGTCTTCGGCCAGAAGCCGTGGGGCTACCTCTTCGTACCGGTCGCCGACACGGTGCCGGGCATCGACGTCTCCCACTACCAGGGGTCGATCGACTGGGCGCAGGTCGCGACCGCAGGCAAGGGCTTCGCCGTCATCAAGGCGACCGAGGGAGCCACCTGGCGGGACGCCTGGTTCGACAAGAACTGGGCCGGAGCCCTGGCTGCCGGAATCCCCCGTGGCGCCTACCACCTGCTCAAACGCCCCACGTCCAGCACGGCCGCCGCACAGGTGCACAACTTCCTGGACCACGTCACCCTGCGCACCGGCGATCTGCCACCGGCGCTGGACGTCGAGTACGACGACCTCGTGGAGATCATCACCGACCTGGGCGTCACGGATGCCTGGCGGCACATCTGGGAGTGGTGCGAGGGCGTCCGCGAGGCGACGGGCTACCGGCCGTTGCTCTACATGAGCAGGCGCGGGGTCGACGCACTCCAGGGAAACCTGGGCAGCTTGCCCGCCCTGGACCTTTGGCTCGCCGCGTATCGTGACGTGACCCAGGTGCCGCCGCTGCCGGAAGACAGAACCGGAAACCTGGCCTTCCCCCACTGGACGATCTGGCAGCACTCCGAGACCGGCAGGGTCGCCGGCATCGACAACGCCGTGGATCTCGATGTCTTCAATGGCAACGCGCAGGACTTCAGCACCTGGCTCACGAACGCGCAGCCCAGCGTTGCGACATAG
- a CDS encoding TetR/AcrR family transcriptional regulator, with amino-acid sequence MHEQPAPQKRPTRKRLSADDWADAALAALAERGLAGVAVEPLAARLGTTKGSFYWHFANRDALVAAALARWEELSTERIIQSMEAAEPDPAARLGALLRGATASAAEDPLEVRLLAAADHPEVAAALARVTERRVGYLAHLFELLDFPPSEARRRGILAYTSYVGHAQLAHAVPGSVPTDPAYLAAVMTALLKP; translated from the coding sequence ATGCACGAGCAGCCCGCCCCCCAGAAACGGCCCACCCGCAAGCGCCTCAGCGCCGACGACTGGGCGGACGCGGCCCTGGCCGCACTCGCCGAACGCGGCCTCGCAGGGGTCGCCGTGGAACCGCTCGCGGCCCGCCTGGGAACGACCAAGGGCAGCTTTTACTGGCACTTCGCCAACCGGGACGCGCTCGTGGCGGCGGCCCTCGCCCGCTGGGAGGAGTTGTCCACCGAGCGGATCATCCAGAGCATGGAGGCCGCCGAACCCGACCCCGCCGCCCGGCTCGGCGCGCTCCTGCGCGGGGCGACCGCCTCGGCCGCCGAGGACCCCCTGGAGGTGCGGCTGCTCGCCGCCGCTGACCACCCCGAGGTCGCAGCGGCGCTCGCCCGCGTCACCGAGCGCCGGGTCGGCTACCTCGCCCACCTCTTCGAACTGCTCGACTTCCCACCGTCCGAGGCCCGTCGGCGCGGCATCCTCGCCTACACCAGCTACGTCGGCCATGCCCAACTGGCCCACGCCGTCCCGGGTTCCGTGCCGACCGACCCCGCGTACCTGGCTGCCGTGATGACCGCACTGCTCAAGCCCTGA
- a CDS encoding DUF2867 domain-containing protein, whose amino-acid sequence MRGMRTLRNVHERIVQAPAEAVGALVDRLSAPDDPLFPTPVWPAMVLDRPLALGADGGHGRIHYRVTAYEPRRSVRFDMTEDGLGTGYHRLDVEPLGPDRCRISHVLEVTMTAGRFAFFKLAIEPVHDTMVEEIFDNAERAALGSLPHPPARRPRRALLVNRLLWVRPTGLPVPTNARLLHGAFERPDFTDAWRMPLAPGMPRDPRAWRHVLPFTERGTEDHELMLGEDASHLDFRASVLVDDDSVTLATAVRLHNTRGRLYFAVVRRVHPYMARRALRRAHRRVAFAARPAGERNASTTI is encoded by the coding sequence ATGCGCGGCATGCGCACGCTACGCAACGTTCACGAGCGGATCGTCCAGGCTCCGGCCGAGGCCGTCGGCGCCCTCGTCGACCGGCTCTCCGCGCCGGACGACCCACTCTTCCCCACCCCGGTCTGGCCCGCGATGGTCCTCGACCGCCCCCTCGCCCTAGGCGCCGACGGCGGCCACGGCCGGATCCACTACCGGGTGACCGCCTACGAGCCCAGGCGGTCTGTCCGCTTCGACATGACCGAGGACGGCCTCGGCACCGGCTACCACCGGCTTGACGTCGAGCCCCTCGGCCCCGACCGCTGCCGGATCTCCCACGTCCTCGAAGTGACCATGACCGCGGGCAGATTCGCCTTCTTCAAGCTGGCGATCGAGCCGGTGCACGACACGATGGTCGAGGAGATCTTCGACAATGCCGAGCGGGCCGCCCTCGGCTCCCTGCCGCACCCGCCGGCCCGCCGACCGCGGCGAGCCCTGCTGGTCAACCGGCTGCTATGGGTCCGTCCGACCGGGTTGCCGGTCCCGACGAACGCCCGGCTGCTCCATGGCGCCTTCGAGCGGCCCGACTTCACCGACGCCTGGCGTATGCCGCTCGCCCCTGGCATGCCTCGTGACCCGCGGGCCTGGCGACACGTGCTGCCCTTCACCGAGCGGGGCACCGAGGACCACGAGCTCATGCTCGGCGAGGACGCGTCCCACCTGGACTTCCGCGCCTCGGTCTTGGTCGACGACGACTCTGTGACGCTGGCCACCGCCGTGCGGCTGCACAACACGCGCGGTCGGCTCTACTTCGCGGTGGTGCGCCGTGTCCACCCCTACATGGCCCGCCGCGCGCTCCGCCGGGCCCACCGCCGCGTCGCGTTCGCGGCGCGGCCTGCGGGGGAGCGGAACGCGTCGACCACCATTTAA
- a CDS encoding PP2C family protein-serine/threonine phosphatase, producing the protein MREPRIDYAAVFHALPGMVALLTPDLVYADANEDFLRLAGRTREQLLGRYIFDVFPENPNAPAAAGMRETRESMLRVVATGERDTMALLRYDIEDSERPGHWVEHFWSPVNAPVLGPDGRVVLIVHRVEEVTELIRARDGTGSDSSRARVLEAELYTRSRELQEVNERLRRAHAREREVALALQAAMLPAPMPVGRHRAAVRYRPAVGTLNVCGDWYDLVDLPGDRIAVAVGDVVGHGLEAAGVMGQLRSALSAAARVADGPARALDALGLYARHVAGAESTTVVKTYIDWDTHTLTYSSAGHPPPALLHPDGTVTFLDQATDPPLGARPEHVPRPESSTAFAEGATLVLYTDGLIERRDEDIGVGLARLADSLVRHGKASPEALADALLADLLPPTGTTDDTALVIIRL; encoded by the coding sequence ATGAGGGAACCGCGGATCGACTACGCGGCGGTCTTCCACGCCCTGCCCGGCATGGTGGCGCTGCTCACCCCCGACCTGGTGTACGCCGACGCCAACGAGGACTTCCTCCGGCTGGCCGGACGCACCCGCGAGCAACTGCTGGGCCGCTACATCTTCGACGTCTTCCCCGAGAACCCGAACGCCCCGGCCGCGGCCGGCATGCGGGAGACACGGGAGTCGATGCTGCGCGTGGTGGCGACCGGCGAGCGCGACACCATGGCGCTGCTGCGCTACGACATCGAGGACTCCGAGCGGCCCGGGCATTGGGTGGAGCACTTCTGGAGCCCGGTCAACGCACCCGTGCTGGGCCCGGACGGACGGGTCGTGCTCATCGTGCACCGGGTCGAGGAGGTCACCGAGCTCATCCGTGCCCGTGACGGCACGGGCAGCGACAGCAGCCGGGCCCGCGTGCTGGAGGCCGAGCTCTACACCCGCTCCCGCGAATTGCAGGAGGTCAACGAGCGCCTGCGTCGGGCCCATGCGCGCGAACGCGAGGTCGCCCTGGCCCTGCAGGCGGCGATGCTTCCCGCCCCGATGCCGGTCGGGCGCCACCGGGCAGCCGTCCGCTACCGGCCCGCCGTCGGCACCCTGAACGTGTGCGGCGACTGGTACGACCTGGTCGACCTGCCCGGCGACCGCATCGCGGTCGCTGTCGGCGACGTCGTCGGCCACGGCCTGGAAGCGGCCGGTGTCATGGGACAGCTGCGCAGCGCGCTGAGCGCGGCCGCCCGTGTCGCCGACGGCCCGGCCCGGGCACTGGACGCCCTCGGGCTGTACGCCCGTCATGTCGCCGGTGCAGAGTCGACCACAGTGGTGAAGACCTACATCGACTGGGACACCCACACCCTCACGTACAGCAGCGCGGGCCACCCACCACCCGCCCTGCTCCACCCCGACGGCACGGTGACCTTCCTCGACCAGGCGACCGATCCGCCGCTCGGTGCACGCCCGGAACACGTTCCCCGGCCGGAGTCCAGTACGGCCTTCGCCGAGGGCGCCACCCTGGTCCTCTACACCGACGGCCTGATCGAACGCCGCGACGAGGACATCGGCGTCGGTCTGGCCCGCCTCGCCGACTCCCTCGTCCGCCACGGCAAAGCCAGCCCCGAGGCCCTTGCCGACGCCCTCCTGGCCGACCTACTCCCACCCACCGGCACCACCGACGACACGGCCCTGGTCATCATCCGCCTGTGA
- a CDS encoding helicase associated domain-containing protein — MARALDLTSFNPHDTAVSRARRAGLAAAHAYHDAHHHLDVPADYTDAHGYALGTFITTMRDARTAGRLDTDWIAELDALGMVWDKHDAAWRARITAATDYHRAHGHLAAPATTPLGAWLAEQRSAAARAELAPARVADLAAIDPDWQLPHGADWHRKYLCCAHISPPATTRPHSTVTAFWHR, encoded by the coding sequence ATCGCCCGCGCCCTCGACCTCACCTCCTTTAACCCCCACGACACCGCCGTCTCCCGCGCTCGCCGCGCAGGCCTCGCGGCCGCCCATGCCTACCACGACGCCCACCACCACCTCGACGTCCCCGCCGACTACACCGACGCCCACGGCTACGCCCTGGGTACCTTCATCACCACCATGCGCGACGCCCGCACAGCCGGCCGCCTGGACACCGACTGGATCGCCGAACTCGACGCTCTGGGCATGGTCTGGGACAAGCACGATGCCGCCTGGCGCGCCCGGATCACCGCCGCCACCGACTACCACCGTGCCCACGGTCACCTTGCTGCGCCCGCCACCACTCCTCTCGGTGCCTGGCTCGCCGAACAACGCTCTGCGGCAGCACGCGCCGAACTCGCCCCGGCGCGCGTCGCCGACCTCGCGGCCATCGACCCGGACTGGCAACTGCCCCACGGCGCGGACTGGCACCGCAAGTACCTCTGCTGCGCACACATCTCGCCGCCGGCAACGACCCGGCCGCACTCGACCGTGACAGCGTTCTGGCATCGGTGA
- a CDS encoding helix-turn-helix domain-containing protein — protein sequence MPVDPLWNSTTALQLAAQRRPGALIRLGRQNHCWTLAVLADRIGCSPATVSRLERRTRITDLALVHRAAREVGVPGHVLMTSLAPPPATATTATRVTASQRDAEEDPMRRRTLLTATAAAGPAALLMGLDDALAGTPAPSGAGPLDGRLTGARALYDQGAHARLLAALPGLIADAHHPVASRRNLDQARLSAVYSLASAVLIKLGSYDRARLTADRARTWAEISGSPLAAAAAARELAIVLRHQDQHGAAQRLMSSATDGLEASGLRTEAAVAAYAQMLCTLAYTAARAGQRSEALAMTEEARRAARRLPQVAPPGRLFAISPAAVDLYAVGVHWALGDAGAALDTGKNLRPEQFPTAERKARLGTDMARAWWAWQRPEQTARALLDAYRASPGEVRDRPAIRHIVTELAERHPRTSGVRELHTVVTRAS from the coding sequence GTGCCCGTTGACCCGCTCTGGAACAGCACGACAGCACTGCAGTTAGCCGCGCAGCGGCGCCCCGGCGCGCTCATCCGGCTCGGACGCCAGAACCACTGCTGGACGCTGGCCGTGCTCGCTGACCGGATCGGCTGCTCGCCCGCGACCGTCTCCCGTCTGGAGCGCCGCACCCGGATCACCGACCTGGCCCTGGTGCACCGTGCCGCTCGGGAAGTCGGCGTGCCCGGACACGTCCTCATGACATCCCTCGCGCCACCGCCCGCTACGGCAACGACGGCCACTAGAGTGACGGCCAGTCAGCGTGACGCCGAGGAGGACCCCATGCGCCGCCGTACGCTGCTTACCGCCACGGCGGCCGCCGGACCGGCCGCCCTGCTGATGGGCCTGGACGACGCTCTGGCCGGCACCCCCGCCCCGTCCGGTGCCGGGCCGCTGGACGGCCGTCTGACGGGCGCCCGCGCACTGTACGACCAGGGCGCGCACGCACGGCTCCTGGCCGCCCTGCCCGGCCTCATCGCCGACGCACACCACCCCGTTGCCTCCCGGCGCAACCTCGACCAGGCCCGGCTGTCCGCCGTGTACAGCCTCGCCTCCGCCGTGCTCATCAAGCTCGGCTCCTACGACCGCGCCCGGCTCACCGCGGACCGTGCCCGCACCTGGGCCGAGATCTCCGGCTCCCCGCTCGCAGCCGCGGCCGCAGCACGGGAACTGGCCATCGTGCTGCGCCACCAGGACCAACACGGCGCCGCTCAGCGCCTGATGTCCTCGGCAACCGACGGCCTGGAGGCGAGCGGCCTGCGCACCGAGGCCGCGGTCGCCGCCTACGCGCAGATGCTCTGCACCCTGGCCTACACCGCCGCCCGAGCCGGGCAGCGCAGCGAGGCCCTGGCGATGACCGAGGAGGCCCGCCGCGCCGCCCGCCGCCTGCCCCAGGTCGCTCCACCCGGCCGGCTGTTCGCGATCAGCCCGGCCGCCGTCGACCTGTACGCGGTCGGCGTGCACTGGGCACTCGGCGACGCCGGCGCCGCCCTGGACACCGGGAAGAACCTACGGCCCGAGCAGTTCCCGACCGCCGAGCGCAAGGCCCGCCTGGGCACCGACATGGCACGCGCCTGGTGGGCCTGGCAGCGCCCCGAACAGACCGCCCGCGCCCTGCTGGACGCCTACCGGGCCAGCCCCGGCGAGGTCCGCGACCGGCCCGCGATCCGCCACATCGTCACCGAGCTCGCCGAGCGACACCCGCGCACCAGCGGCGTACGCGAACTGCACACAGTCGTGACACGGGCCAGCTGA
- a CDS encoding class I SAM-dependent methyltransferase: protein MTTSTADLWHHYGRARATSDRTVPDTFHWSWGQDAGPGPEVLGDLTGRCVGDLGAGTSRHAAHLVVHHQAAQVIAIDASPAQHAMATDLYARLAPRLRIVQSDAVPHLQAMTGVYDVLYSVFGAVDFTDPRELLPAAAAALKPGGRLVFATLAHHLSGAPAQPDAAAADIPARTPDGETTTMRRWVLQEHVWTKLLDEAGFTNITADVLPATTGGPRTADTLLVGAYHPS from the coding sequence GTGACCACCAGCACCGCAGATCTCTGGCACCACTACGGCCGCGCCCGCGCCACCAGTGACCGCACCGTTCCCGACACCTTCCACTGGAGTTGGGGCCAGGACGCCGGGCCCGGCCCCGAGGTCCTCGGTGACCTGACCGGCCGCTGTGTGGGCGACCTCGGCGCCGGCACATCCCGGCACGCAGCACACCTGGTGGTCCATCATCAGGCCGCTCAGGTCATCGCCATCGACGCCTCGCCCGCCCAGCACGCCATGGCAACCGACCTCTACGCCCGCCTCGCGCCCCGTCTGCGCATCGTGCAGTCCGACGCGGTGCCCCACCTGCAGGCGATGACCGGCGTGTACGACGTGCTGTACAGCGTCTTCGGCGCGGTGGACTTCACCGACCCGCGCGAGCTGCTGCCCGCGGCGGCAGCCGCCCTCAAGCCGGGCGGACGCCTGGTGTTCGCAACCCTTGCCCACCACCTGAGCGGGGCACCTGCCCAGCCCGATGCCGCGGCTGCCGATATTCCGGCAAGGACACCGGACGGCGAAACCACCACGATGCGCCGCTGGGTCCTTCAAGAGCACGTGTGGACCAAGCTGCTCGACGAGGCCGGATTCACCAACATCACTGCCGACGTGCTGCCTGCGACCACCGGTGGGCCGCGCACTGCCGACACACTGCTGGTGGGCGCGTACCACCCGTCCTAG